In Cicer arietinum cultivar CDC Frontier isolate Library 1 chromosome 1, Cicar.CDCFrontier_v2.0, whole genome shotgun sequence, one DNA window encodes the following:
- the LOC101513845 gene encoding probable pectinesterase/pectinesterase inhibitor 12, whose protein sequence is MAPLCHKLFLLLFPLLFSLTLSLNTNTSTTTTLNPKLTSLKSFCTTTPYPKLCFNSLKLSISININPNIISYLLQSLQVAISETTKLSNLFHNVGHTNIIENQKGSIQDCKELHQSTLVSLKRSLSGIRSENKRKIADARTYLSAALTNKNTCLEGLDSASGNLKQDLVNSVIDTYKHVSNSLSMLSKPGLVAPNQKGHKNQMNDPKWFSKNGILKTLDLDDYDPNEVLVVAADGTGNFSTINDALNFAPNNSMIRIVIYVKEGVYDENVEIPSYKSNIVMLGDGSDATVITGNRSVVDGWTTFRSATLAVSGDGFLARDIAFVNRAGPEKHQAVALRVNADLTAFYRCAIYGYQDTLYVHSFRQFYRECDIYGTIDFIFGNAAVVLQECNIISRMPLPDQFTVITAQSRDNPDEYTGISIQNCSILATDELYSNSSRIKSYLGRPWRVYSRTVFIESYIDDFIDQKGWTKWSNDQDLDTLFYGEYENYGPGSKIDNRVEWVGYHLMDYNDAYNFTVSEFISGDEWLEYTSVPYDDGI, encoded by the exons ATGGCTCCCTTATGTCATAAACTCTTCCTCCTTCTTTTTCCACTCCTCTTCTCACTCACTCTATCTCTCAACACAAACACTTCCACAACCACAACATTAAATCCCAAACTCACTTCCTTAAAATCTTTTTGCACAACAACACCATACCCAAAACTTTGTTTCAACTCATTAAAACTATCCATTTCAATAAACATAAATCCAAACATCATAAGCTACCTCCTTCAATCACTTCAAGTAGCAATATCAGAAACTACAAAGCTCTCTAATCTTTTCCACAATGTTGGTCACACAAACATCATAGAAAACCAAAAAGGTTCAATCCAAGATTGCAAGGAACTTCATCAATCCACTTTGGTTTCATTGAAAAGATCATTATCTGGAATTCGTTctgaaaacaaaagaaagataGCTGATGCTAGAACATACTTAAGTGCAGCACTTACCAACAAAAACACATGTTTAGAAGGACTTGATTCTGCTTCTGGTAACCTTAAACAAGATCTTGTAAATTCTGTTATTGATACTTACAAACATGTAAGTAATTCTCTTTCTATGCTCTCTAAACCTGGATTGGTAGCTCCAAATCAAAAGGGTCATAAGAATCAAATGAATGATCCAAAATGGTTTTCAAAAAATGGTATTTTGAAAACTTTAGATTTGGATGATTATGACCCAAATGAAGTGCTTGTTGTGGCTGCAGATGGAACTGGAAACTTTAGCACAATCAATGATGCTTTAAACTTTGCTCCAAATAATAGCATGATTAGGATAGTGATTTATGTGAAAGAAGGTGTTTATGATGAAAATGTTGAAATACCAAGTTATAAGAGTAACATTGTTATGCTTGGTGATGGAAGTGATGCTACTGTCATCACTGGGAACAGAAGTGTTGTTGATGGATGGACCACTTTCAGATCTGCAACTTTAG CTGTATCTGGTGATGGTTTCCTTGCAAGAGACATAGCATTTGTGAACAGAGCAGGTCCAGAGAAACACCAAGCAGTAGCCTTAAGAGTAAACGCAGATTTAACAGCATTTTACAGGTGTGCAATTTATGGTTATCAAGACACACTTTATGTTCACTCATTTAGACAATTCTATAGAGAGTGTGACATTTATGGTACCATAGATTTCATATTTGGTAATGCAGCAGTAGTTTTACAAGAATGTAACATTATATCAAGAATGCCATTACCTGACCAATTTACTGTCATCACTGCACAATCAAGAGATAACCCAGATGAATACACAGGAATCTCAATCCAAAATTGTTCGATTTTAGCGACGGACGAACTTTATTCAAATTCTAGTAGAATCAAGAGTTACCTTGGAAGGCCATGGAGGGTTTATTCTAGAACTGTTTTTATTGAGTCTTATATTGATGACTTTATTGATCAAAAGGGTTGGACAAAATGGTCAAATGATCAAGATTTGGATACTTTGTTTTATGGTGAGTATGAGAATTATGGACCTGGTTCAAAGATTGATAATCGTGTTGAATGGGTTGGTTATCATTTAATGGATTATAACGATGCTTATAATTTCACTGTTTCAGAGTTTATTAGTGGTGATGAATggcttgaatatacttcagttCCTTATGATGATGGgatttga